From a region of the Drosophila ananassae strain 14024-0371.13 chromosome XL, ASM1763931v2, whole genome shotgun sequence genome:
- the LOC6503908 gene encoding nose resistant to fluoxetine protein 6 isoform X1: protein MSWPTLVFVLAVALGLGQALESVVQPTCSLKDNCNLGENLLTNPGGADGSVDVSGDKLESKIASIFEDKVNYSLKLFADDATTTILEYQTANLSDLHAGPLGNFSIHQLEKSLEEDDQVEEDERVYLYNIGKRFLAITQPFDPARNPDASSLCRRQMRQYLSALDNFDLWALKMHDASGKLNSGILNGNINQPGDFDQCMGIQQPMREQDQDQDQDGENLLRGQYCLAYAQPVLPHKSKRLQSFFKLLQSHGPFKSEFNDPGHRVPRYSLINWGICVPSGCSARDVEYTVAEYLANQTASTGITFNVRVEPQMCQVRDQRPWDRNTTWAVRFFLLVLSIAVLSTIYDRSTKSQPKQNAWCTAFSLDKNLRWLFSTSSAPGDIEAVHGIRFLNAMMLIFSHKSMAMFFNPYNNRTAMSESLGQPWTVIGRAASLYTDPFLLFSGMLTSYSLFGRLMKQQPIRLKNEYVSRLMRIVPPLAALILFCTYVLPLWGSGPQWNLVVGHHADICKKNWWRNLLFIHNYFGFSEMCLTHTHHLGIDTELFAVAPLLILGLWRWPRRGLAFLLLLCTVGTAARYYTTIVNQLSNYIYFGTNIQRLFRTADYMYSFPPHRSTVYIMGILLGYVLRKFQNAKLSSLQLRLGWLGATVCLLASLLGPAPMGDINYVYNSTHAAIYAAFAPIAWCLFFSWIVFVSHNGYKNKLTKLFAWRGFQVSTKLSYAIYLTQFPVFFFNVGRRRHIHHYYNFVSIILDTNEFISIFLASVALTVLFDAPFQNLKKLLIKRPAATALAPKAEEAAPTTQPITAPLHPHSD from the exons ATGTCCTGGCCAACTCTGGTCTTCGTCCTAGCCGTGGCCCTGGGCCTCGGCCAGGCTCTGGAGAGCGTGGTTCAGCCCACCTGTAGCCTCAAGGACAACTGTAATCTGGGCGAGAACCTCCTCACGAATCCTGGCGGGGCCGATGGCTCCGTCGACGTGTCTGGCGACAAGCTGGAGAGCAAGATAGCCTCCATCTTCGAGGATAAGGTCAACTACAGTCTGAAGCTGTTTGCGGACGACGCCACCACCACGATCCTGGAGTATCAGACGGCCAATCTCAGCGACCTGCACGCAGGACCTCTGGGGAACTTTTCGATCCACCAGCTGGAGAAGAGCCTGGAGGAGGACGACCAGGTGGAGGAGGATGAGAGAG TCTATCTGTACAACATTGGGAAGCGATTCCTGGCCATAACCCAGCCGTTCGATCCTGCCAGGAACCCCGACGCCTCTTCGCTGTGTCGCCGGCAGATGCGACAGTATCTGAGCGCCTTGGACAACTTTGATCTGTGGGCCTTGAAAA TGCACGACGCCAGCGGAAAGCTGAACTCTGGCATTTTGAACGGCAACATCAATCAGCCGGGAGACTTCGACCAGTGTATGGGCATCCAGCAGCCCATGAGGGagcaggatcaggatcaggatcaggatggGGAGAACCTTCTCCGGGGACAGTACTGCCTCGCGTACGCCCAGCCAGTCCTGCCCCACAAATCGAAGCGCCTCCAGAGCTTCTTCAAGCTCCTCCAGTCCCACGGACCCTTCAAGAGCGAGTTCAACGAC CCCGGACACCGTGTGCCCCGCTACTCCCTGATCAACTGGGGCATCTGCGTGCCCTCCGGCTGCTCCGCCCGCGACGTGGAGTACACCGTGGCGGAGTATCTGGCCAACCAGACGGCGTCCACGGGAATCACCTTCAATGTGCGAGTGGAGCCTCAGATGTGCCAGGTGCGTGATCAGCGTCCCTGGGACCGGAACACCACCTGGGCGGTGCGGTTCTTCCTGCTGGTTCTCTCCATCGCAGTGCTCTCCACCATCTACGATCGCTCCACCAAGTCGCAGCCCAAGCAGA ATGCCTGGTGCACGGCCTTCTCGCTGGACAAGAACCTGCGCTGGCTCTTCAGCACCAGCAGTGCTCCCGGAGACATTGAGGCGGTGCATGGCATCCGCTTCCTCAACGCCATGATGCTTATCTTCTCGCACAAGTCGATGGCCATGTTCTTCAACCCGTACAACAACCGGACGGCCATGTCCGAGAGCCTGGGCCAGCCGTGGACGGTGATTGGACGGGCGGCGTCGCTCTACACGGATCCCTTCCTGCTGTTCAGTGGCATGCTCACGTCCTACTCCCTGTTCGGCCGCCTGATGAAGCAGCAGCCCATCCGGCTGAAGAACGAGTACGTCAGCCGGCTGATGAGGATCGTCCCGCCGCTGGCCGCCCTCATCCTGTTCTGCACCTACGTCCTGCCGCTGTGGGGCAGCGGGCCGCAGTGGAACCTGGTGGTGGGCCACCACGCCGACATCTGCAAGAAGAACTGGTGGCGCAACCTGCTCTTCATCCACAACTACTTCGGCTTCAGCGAGATGTGCCTCACGCACACCCACCACCTGGGCATCGACACGGAGCTGTTTGCCGTGGCGCCCCTGCTCATCCTGGGGCTCTGGCGCTGGCCCCGCCGCGGACTGGCCTTCCTGCTGCTCCTCTGCACGGTGGGCACGGCGGCCCGGTACTACACCACGATCGTCAACCAGCTCTCCAACTACATATACTTTGGCACCAA CATCCAGCGCCTGTTCCGGACCGCCGACTACATGTACTCCTTCCCGCCCCACCGATCCACCGTCTACATCATGGGCATCCTGCTGGGCTACGTTCTGCGCAAGTTCCAGAACGCCAAGCTGAGCAGCCTACAGCTGCGCCTCGGCTGGCTGGGAGCCACCGTCTGCCTTCTGGCCTCGCTCCTGGGCCCCGCCCCGATGGGCGACATCAACTACGTGTACAACTCCACCCACGCAGCCATCTACGCCGCCTTTGCGCCCATCGCCTGGTGCCTGTTCTTCTCCTGGATCGTCTTTGTCTCGCACAACGGATACAAAA ATAAACTCACGAAGCTGTTTGCCTGGCGCGGTTTCCAGGTGTCCACAAAGCTCTCGTACGCCATCTACCTGACGCAGTTccccgtctttttcttcaaCGTCGGCCGGAGGCGTCACATCCACCACTACTACAACTTTGTCTCGATAATC CTCGACACCAACGAATTCATCTCGATCTTCCTGGCCTCCGTGGCCCTGACGGTGCTCTTCGACGCGCCCTTCCAGAACCTGAAGAAGCTGCTCATCAAGCGCCCCGCCGCCACCGCCCTGGCCCCCAAGGCGGAGGAGGCCGCCCCAACGACACAGCCCATCACTGCCCCCCTCCACCCGCACTCCGATTAG
- the LOC6503908 gene encoding nose resistant to fluoxetine protein 6 isoform X2, with the protein MRQYLSALDNFDLWALKMHDASGKLNSGILNGNINQPGDFDQCMGIQQPMREQDQDQDQDGENLLRGQYCLAYAQPVLPHKSKRLQSFFKLLQSHGPFKSEFNDPGHRVPRYSLINWGICVPSGCSARDVEYTVAEYLANQTASTGITFNVRVEPQMCQVRDQRPWDRNTTWAVRFFLLVLSIAVLSTIYDRSTKSQPKQNAWCTAFSLDKNLRWLFSTSSAPGDIEAVHGIRFLNAMMLIFSHKSMAMFFNPYNNRTAMSESLGQPWTVIGRAASLYTDPFLLFSGMLTSYSLFGRLMKQQPIRLKNEYVSRLMRIVPPLAALILFCTYVLPLWGSGPQWNLVVGHHADICKKNWWRNLLFIHNYFGFSEMCLTHTHHLGIDTELFAVAPLLILGLWRWPRRGLAFLLLLCTVGTAARYYTTIVNQLSNYIYFGTNIQRLFRTADYMYSFPPHRSTVYIMGILLGYVLRKFQNAKLSSLQLRLGWLGATVCLLASLLGPAPMGDINYVYNSTHAAIYAAFAPIAWCLFFSWIVFVSHNGYKNKLTKLFAWRGFQVSTKLSYAIYLTQFPVFFFNVGRRRHIHHYYNFVSIILDTNEFISIFLASVALTVLFDAPFQNLKKLLIKRPAATALAPKAEEAAPTTQPITAPLHPHSD; encoded by the exons ATGCGACAGTATCTGAGCGCCTTGGACAACTTTGATCTGTGGGCCTTGAAAA TGCACGACGCCAGCGGAAAGCTGAACTCTGGCATTTTGAACGGCAACATCAATCAGCCGGGAGACTTCGACCAGTGTATGGGCATCCAGCAGCCCATGAGGGagcaggatcaggatcaggatcaggatggGGAGAACCTTCTCCGGGGACAGTACTGCCTCGCGTACGCCCAGCCAGTCCTGCCCCACAAATCGAAGCGCCTCCAGAGCTTCTTCAAGCTCCTCCAGTCCCACGGACCCTTCAAGAGCGAGTTCAACGAC CCCGGACACCGTGTGCCCCGCTACTCCCTGATCAACTGGGGCATCTGCGTGCCCTCCGGCTGCTCCGCCCGCGACGTGGAGTACACCGTGGCGGAGTATCTGGCCAACCAGACGGCGTCCACGGGAATCACCTTCAATGTGCGAGTGGAGCCTCAGATGTGCCAGGTGCGTGATCAGCGTCCCTGGGACCGGAACACCACCTGGGCGGTGCGGTTCTTCCTGCTGGTTCTCTCCATCGCAGTGCTCTCCACCATCTACGATCGCTCCACCAAGTCGCAGCCCAAGCAGA ATGCCTGGTGCACGGCCTTCTCGCTGGACAAGAACCTGCGCTGGCTCTTCAGCACCAGCAGTGCTCCCGGAGACATTGAGGCGGTGCATGGCATCCGCTTCCTCAACGCCATGATGCTTATCTTCTCGCACAAGTCGATGGCCATGTTCTTCAACCCGTACAACAACCGGACGGCCATGTCCGAGAGCCTGGGCCAGCCGTGGACGGTGATTGGACGGGCGGCGTCGCTCTACACGGATCCCTTCCTGCTGTTCAGTGGCATGCTCACGTCCTACTCCCTGTTCGGCCGCCTGATGAAGCAGCAGCCCATCCGGCTGAAGAACGAGTACGTCAGCCGGCTGATGAGGATCGTCCCGCCGCTGGCCGCCCTCATCCTGTTCTGCACCTACGTCCTGCCGCTGTGGGGCAGCGGGCCGCAGTGGAACCTGGTGGTGGGCCACCACGCCGACATCTGCAAGAAGAACTGGTGGCGCAACCTGCTCTTCATCCACAACTACTTCGGCTTCAGCGAGATGTGCCTCACGCACACCCACCACCTGGGCATCGACACGGAGCTGTTTGCCGTGGCGCCCCTGCTCATCCTGGGGCTCTGGCGCTGGCCCCGCCGCGGACTGGCCTTCCTGCTGCTCCTCTGCACGGTGGGCACGGCGGCCCGGTACTACACCACGATCGTCAACCAGCTCTCCAACTACATATACTTTGGCACCAA CATCCAGCGCCTGTTCCGGACCGCCGACTACATGTACTCCTTCCCGCCCCACCGATCCACCGTCTACATCATGGGCATCCTGCTGGGCTACGTTCTGCGCAAGTTCCAGAACGCCAAGCTGAGCAGCCTACAGCTGCGCCTCGGCTGGCTGGGAGCCACCGTCTGCCTTCTGGCCTCGCTCCTGGGCCCCGCCCCGATGGGCGACATCAACTACGTGTACAACTCCACCCACGCAGCCATCTACGCCGCCTTTGCGCCCATCGCCTGGTGCCTGTTCTTCTCCTGGATCGTCTTTGTCTCGCACAACGGATACAAAA ATAAACTCACGAAGCTGTTTGCCTGGCGCGGTTTCCAGGTGTCCACAAAGCTCTCGTACGCCATCTACCTGACGCAGTTccccgtctttttcttcaaCGTCGGCCGGAGGCGTCACATCCACCACTACTACAACTTTGTCTCGATAATC CTCGACACCAACGAATTCATCTCGATCTTCCTGGCCTCCGTGGCCCTGACGGTGCTCTTCGACGCGCCCTTCCAGAACCTGAAGAAGCTGCTCATCAAGCGCCCCGCCGCCACCGCCCTGGCCCCCAAGGCGGAGGAGGCCGCCCCAACGACACAGCCCATCACTGCCCCCCTCCACCCGCACTCCGATTAG
- the LOC6503743 gene encoding probable 60S ribosomal protein L37-A — protein MTKGTSSFGKRHNKTHTLCRRCGRSSYHIQKSTCAQCGYPAAKLRSYNWSVKAKRRKTTGTGRMRHLKVVRRRFRNGFREGTQAKPRKTVQAGK, from the exons ATG ACGAAGGGTACCTCCAGCTTTGGTAAACGCCACAACAAGACGCACACACTGTGCCGTCGTTGTGGTCGCTCGTCCTACCACATCCAGAAGTCGACCTGTGCCCAGTGCGGCTACCCGGCAGCCAAGCTCCGTTCCT ACAACTGGTCCGTCAAGGCCAAGAGGAGGAAGACCACTGGCACCGGCCGCATGCGCCACCTGAAGGTTGTGCGCCGCCGTTTCCGCAACGGATTCCGCGAAGGCACCCAGGCCAAGCCCAGGAAGACCGTCCAGGCCGGCAAATAG